The DNA sequence GCAGCTTCCATCGCCGTTGCACGCACCATCCGCAAATTCTGTGGTGCCGGGGCGCTGATCAAATGGCCAAACGACATATATATCGGCAATGAAAAGATTGCCGGCGTACTTCAGGAAATTTCGGCAGAGGCGGAAACGGTCAATTACTGCCTGCTGAGCATCGGGATCGATGCCAACATATCGGAAGAACAGCTCCCATCGGGAGTCAAGACGCCCATCACCACCCTCTTCAGGGCCTGTGGCGCGCCGGTAGACAGGGCACGGTTCCTTGCACAGCTCCTCAGGGAATTCGAGACAAGATATAGGGAAATCGAATCGGGTGAATACCATACCATTGCCCGTGAATGGAAGAGCCTGTCACTCACGCTCGATAAGAGAGTGAAGATAACAACGCCACGCAAATCCTTCGAAGGAGAGGCCATCGACATCGACGAGTATGGTGCACTCATTGTGAGGAAGGATAACGGAAAAGTGGAACGGGTTTTTTCAGGAGACTGCACACCGGCCTGACCCCTTTTTCTTGTCAACCAACAAAAATATTGAGGTTGACATGTACGGGAATGAACAAAAGAGCCAGTTGATAGCCCTTACAGCGACATTCGTTGCCTTAATCACGGTAGGTGCGTGGATCTCCGTCCCTCTTCCTCCCGTGCCGCTGACCCTCACGACCTTCTTTGTACTCCTTGCAGGCGTGATCATGAAGCGGTATGCAGCGATTCCGGCCGCGCTGTACCTCGTACTTGGGGCCCTGAATATCCCGGTCTTCCACAACGGGCTTGCTGGAATTGGAGTCATCCTCGGCCCTACCGGGGGATTTATCGTAGGATTTATCCCGGCAGCCCTGATAGTCGGTCTCGCCTATGAGAAAAAGGACCGCACGCTCCGCATCATGGGCATCTTCGTCGCAACGGTTCTGATATATGCCTTCGGGGTAGCATGGTTATCCTTCTCGACGGGGATTGCCCTTGCAGAGGCGATTCTGCTGGGGGTAGTGCCGTTTCTTATAGGAGACGCCCTGAAGGGGGTTGCCGTCTACTACATCGGAGAACGAATCGAATGATCATATGTACCGACCTTGCATTCCGAACAATCACCATTGACAGGCTTGCCATACCTCCGGGGCATGCCTGTGTCATCGGGCCCAACGGGAGCGGGAAATCAACACTCCTCTCATTATTTGCCGGTATCGAGTTGCCGGAAAAGGGGGCCATCAACATCGATGATGAGGCTCCGCGCAGGATGGATGTAGGATGGGTCGGCGAATTTCCTGAAGACAACCTCATCTTCAGGACCGTGCATGACGAAATTGCATCCGCACTCCGTTTTCGGCACCTTCCCCCTGAAATGATTGAACAGCGGATAGAAGGAGCTCTTCACGACATTGGTCGGGAGGACCTGATATCGGCACAGTGCAGGGAGCTCTCCGGCGGGGAAAAAGCACTCGTTGCTCTTGCGGCAGCCATTGCCGTTCGTCCGGGGGTTCTTGTGCTGGATGAAATCGACTCGCATCTCGATCGGGAGACGGCCGAGCAGGTGCAGCGAATACTGCCATCGTTTGCCTGTACATACATCCTCCAGTCGACCCAGGACATGGATACCGCCTCCGGGGCGGATTATCTGATATATATGGAGCACGGCACTGTCCGGCATTTCGGAACACCGGAGGAGATCT is a window from the Methanovulcanius yangii genome containing:
- a CDS encoding biotin transporter BioY, encoding MYGNEQKSQLIALTATFVALITVGAWISVPLPPVPLTLTTFFVLLAGVIMKRYAAIPAALYLVLGALNIPVFHNGLAGIGVILGPTGGFIVGFIPAALIVGLAYEKKDRTLRIMGIFVATVLIYAFGVAWLSFSTGIALAEAILLGVVPFLIGDALKGVAVYYIGERIE
- a CDS encoding biotin--[acetyl-CoA-carboxylase] ligase; the encoded protein is MIEAAFRVLKVLEESDTPISGEEISKQLDISRSAVWKHVQELRSYGYEIASSRAEGYDLIASPDRLLPYEIEKHLKTWHIGRYFDYHDSVPSTIGVAKELCRNKNPSELHGMVVIAEEQSGGVGRLGRAWYSPRGGIWTTIILRPAIPVDHVFMVTMAASIAVARTIRKFCGAGALIKWPNDIYIGNEKIAGVLQEISAEAETVNYCLLSIGIDANISEEQLPSGVKTPITTLFRACGAPVDRARFLAQLLREFETRYREIESGEYHTIAREWKSLSLTLDKRVKITTPRKSFEGEAIDIDEYGALIVRKDNGKVERVFSGDCTPA
- a CDS encoding energy-coupling factor ABC transporter ATP-binding protein, producing MIICTDLAFRTITIDRLAIPPGHACVIGPNGSGKSTLLSLFAGIELPEKGAINIDDEAPRRMDVGWVGEFPEDNLIFRTVHDEIASALRFRHLPPEMIEQRIEGALHDIGREDLISAQCRELSGGEKALVALAAAIAVRPGVLVLDEIDSHLDRETAEQVQRILPSFACTYILQSTQDMDTASGADYLIYMEHGTVRHFGTPEEIFPKLVDTPFYPTLWRFAGCNSFLMG